A window from Hymenobacter volaticus encodes these proteins:
- a CDS encoding cation diffusion facilitator family transporter has protein sequence MSNAPASTAPTAEPPSSKVAIVAALAANLAIAIIKFIAAGFTGSSAMLAEGIHSVVDTANEWLLLLGLRKSQRPAHEGRPFGYGRELYFWSFIVAIFIFAIGGGISVYEGIEHLRHPTPMGNPLWNYVVLGLAFLFDGASFLVARRTFNAQRKGQSFWRAFRSSKDPSTFVVLFEDAADLLGLLVAFLGVFLSHYFNKPALDGVASLLIGVILLVVAGLLLRENKSLLLGEPAEAAMLQEVTTLVSADAAVVATDAPLSSYLSPHEILLVLRVEFQPTLTAKQLTEAVGRLEAAVRNHCPDVRHVFVEPCFVQHSASPKPHAVAR, from the coding sequence GTGTCCAACGCGCCTGCTTCTACCGCTCCTACTGCCGAGCCGCCTTCATCTAAAGTTGCTATTGTAGCAGCTCTGGCCGCCAACTTGGCTATTGCCATCATCAAATTCATAGCGGCTGGCTTCACGGGTAGCTCTGCCATGCTAGCCGAAGGCATCCATTCCGTAGTAGATACTGCCAACGAGTGGTTGTTGCTGCTGGGCTTGCGCAAAAGCCAGCGGCCAGCCCACGAAGGGCGGCCCTTCGGCTACGGCCGAGAGCTGTATTTCTGGTCTTTTATTGTTGCCATCTTCATTTTCGCAATTGGGGGCGGTATTTCCGTGTATGAGGGTATCGAGCATCTGCGCCACCCAACTCCTATGGGCAACCCCCTCTGGAACTACGTGGTATTGGGGCTGGCCTTCCTCTTCGATGGCGCCTCGTTCCTCGTAGCGCGTCGCACGTTCAATGCCCAGCGCAAAGGACAAAGCTTCTGGCGGGCTTTTCGCAGCAGCAAAGACCCTTCTACTTTTGTCGTGCTCTTCGAAGATGCCGCCGATCTGCTCGGCCTGCTGGTGGCATTTCTAGGAGTTTTTCTGAGCCATTACTTCAACAAGCCTGCCCTCGATGGCGTTGCGTCGTTGCTCATCGGTGTGATTTTGTTGGTGGTTGCGGGATTGTTGCTGCGCGAAAACAAGAGCTTGTTGCTTGGCGAACCTGCTGAGGCGGCTATGCTACAAGAAGTAACCACGCTAGTGAGTGCCGACGCCGCCGTGGTGGCTACCGATGCGCCACTTTCATCGTACCTGAGTCCGCACGAAATTCTGCTGGTGCTGCGCGTCGAGTTCCAGCCAACTCTAACAGCAAAGCAACTCACTGAAGCCGTTGGCCGCCTGGAAGCAGCTGTTCGGAATCACTGCCCCGATGTTCGACATGTGTTTGTCGAGCCTTGTTTCGTGCAGCACAGCGCATCACCGAAGCCACACGCTGTAGCCCGTTAG
- the eutC gene encoding ethanolamine ammonia-lyase subunit EutC yields the protein MDELPAPYHPENPAPDPWATLKAYTAARIALGRTGTSVPLREALAFRLAHAHARDAVYSALVPDKLLADLAPLQLPVLQVRSKAHDRQEYLQRPDLGRQLHEEAHALLKEHGPQDFDVAFILADGLSAEAVNMHAVPLLQRLLPKLQQAGLRVAPLVLATQARVAIGDEIGELLRAQLALILIGERPGLSSPDSLGAYFTYGPRPGLTDEARNCVSNIRPEGLNYDLAADRLFFLISESLRRKLSGVQLKDDTLQLT from the coding sequence ATGGACGAACTACCCGCGCCTTATCACCCCGAAAACCCGGCTCCTGATCCGTGGGCAACGCTAAAAGCGTATACGGCTGCTCGCATAGCACTTGGCCGGACTGGTACCAGTGTGCCCCTCCGTGAGGCGCTGGCTTTTCGGTTAGCCCACGCGCACGCCCGCGATGCTGTATACTCGGCCCTGGTCCCCGACAAACTGCTCGCAGATTTGGCGCCTTTGCAATTGCCCGTGCTACAAGTTCGCAGCAAAGCCCACGACCGGCAAGAGTATCTGCAACGCCCAGACTTAGGGCGGCAACTGCACGAAGAAGCTCATGCGCTGTTGAAAGAACATGGTCCTCAAGACTTTGATGTCGCCTTTATCTTAGCCGACGGCCTATCGGCCGAGGCAGTGAATATGCACGCCGTACCGTTGTTGCAACGGCTTTTGCCTAAGCTGCAGCAAGCAGGTTTGCGAGTGGCGCCGCTCGTACTCGCAACGCAGGCCCGGGTGGCAATCGGGGATGAAATAGGCGAACTACTGCGGGCGCAACTCGCCTTGATTCTGATTGGCGAACGGCCCGGCCTCAGCTCGCCCGACAGCCTAGGTGCCTATTTCACCTACGGCCCCCGGCCCGGCCTCACCGACGAAGCGCGCAACTGCGTTTCCAACATTCGCCCTGAAGGGCTCAACTACGATCTGGCAGCAGATCGACTCTTCTTTCTGATAAGTGAATCGCTCCGCCGAAAACTGTCCGGAGTTCAGCTGAAAGACGATACCCTACAACTCACCTAG
- the treF gene encoding alpha,alpha-trehalase TreF, protein MRNLLLVCFCCCCICLRAAAQLPPTPRQLYPGLFEAVQLGRIFPDNKTFVDMVPRRDTPARIVADYEQQRTQPGFNLTTFVKDRFQLPNTDTTTYRSNIATGLRLHLDTLWRVLQRRPLDSVSRYSSLLLLPRPYLVPGGRFREVYYWDSYFTMLGLREAHRTTLIRNMTDNFAYLLNRYGFIPNGNRTYYLTRSQPPFFSLMVQLLAQEQGDSVLVRYQPQLLREYAYWMAGADSLKPGTATRRVMRMPGGELLNRYWDESTEPREESYGIDVDAARKSTRLPSQFYRDVRAAAASGWDFSTRWFGADGTLGSIRTTELVPVDLNCLMLALEETVARSYTVQGQSTAARTWQQKAKKRRSAIQRYNWNKAVGWFTDYDFTQKRPAAIRTMAGVYPLAFGVATARQASQVAAGLKADFLKDGGLLTTLNTSGQQWDAPNAWAPLQYMAVQGLTRYNQKPLADTITVRWVRLNTRVFQQTGKLLEKYNVTDTHLPAGGGEYPLQDGFGWTNGVLLNLLNRSARPQPNNQ, encoded by the coding sequence GTGCGAAATCTATTGCTTGTTTGCTTCTGCTGTTGCTGCATCTGTTTGCGGGCAGCAGCCCAACTACCGCCCACTCCCCGGCAGCTTTACCCTGGCTTGTTTGAGGCCGTGCAGCTAGGTCGGATATTTCCCGATAATAAGACGTTCGTGGATATGGTACCCCGCCGCGATACGCCCGCCCGCATCGTCGCCGACTACGAGCAGCAACGCACTCAGCCGGGCTTCAACCTGACGACTTTCGTAAAGGACCGCTTCCAGCTGCCCAACACCGACACGACCACTTATCGTAGCAATATAGCAACTGGCCTACGGCTGCACCTCGATACGCTGTGGCGGGTGCTCCAACGCCGTCCCCTCGATTCGGTGTCTCGCTATTCGTCGTTGCTGCTACTGCCGCGGCCATATCTGGTGCCGGGCGGTCGGTTCCGGGAGGTGTACTACTGGGACTCCTATTTCACGATGCTCGGCTTGCGCGAAGCCCACCGGACCACCCTGATCCGCAACATGACCGATAACTTCGCCTACCTGCTCAACCGCTACGGCTTCATTCCCAACGGCAACCGCACCTACTACCTTACCCGCTCGCAGCCCCCATTTTTTTCGTTGATGGTGCAGCTGCTGGCCCAGGAGCAAGGCGACTCGGTGCTGGTGCGCTACCAGCCGCAACTGCTGCGCGAGTATGCTTACTGGATGGCGGGTGCCGATTCGCTGAAGCCTGGCACTGCCACGCGCCGCGTGATGCGCATGCCCGGCGGCGAATTGCTGAACCGGTACTGGGACGAAAGCACCGAGCCGCGGGAAGAATCGTATGGCATTGATGTGGATGCGGCCCGCAAAAGCACGCGTCTACCTTCACAGTTTTACCGCGATGTTCGGGCCGCGGCAGCTTCCGGCTGGGACTTCAGTACCCGCTGGTTTGGAGCCGACGGCACGTTAGGGTCTATCCGCACCACCGAACTGGTGCCCGTCGATTTGAACTGCTTGATGCTGGCGCTGGAAGAAACCGTGGCTCGCTCCTACACGGTGCAAGGCCAGAGCACTGCGGCTCGTACGTGGCAGCAGAAAGCGAAAAAGCGCCGCAGTGCCATTCAGCGCTACAATTGGAATAAGGCTGTTGGGTGGTTCACCGACTACGATTTCACGCAGAAGCGTCCCGCCGCTATTCGCACGATGGCGGGAGTGTATCCGCTGGCTTTTGGCGTAGCTACCGCGCGCCAAGCAAGCCAAGTAGCCGCTGGCCTCAAAGCTGATTTCTTGAAAGATGGTGGGCTGCTTACCACCCTCAACACCAGCGGCCAGCAGTGGGACGCGCCCAATGCCTGGGCACCGTTGCAATACATGGCCGTGCAAGGTCTTACTCGCTACAACCAGAAACCCCTCGCCGATACTATCACTGTCCGTTGGGTGCGCCTAAACACGCGCGTGTTCCAGCAAACCGGTAAGCTACTAGAGAAGTACAACGTCACCGACACGCATCTCCCTGCCGGGGGCGGCGAGTATCCGCTGCAAGACGGCTTCGGCTGGACCAACGGGGTGTTGCTTAACCTACTCAACCGCTCTGCCCGTCCGCAGCCTAACAACCAGTAG
- a CDS encoding NAD(P)/FAD-dependent oxidoreductase — protein MKQQLMRSSMEELAKIEQVGKPRVVIVGGGFGGLELAKALRDTNMQVVLVDKQNYHTFQPLMYQVATAGLEASAIISPFRKILKDQDNLSFRMAEVLHVDTAAQVLKTSIGLIHYDHLVIATGATTNYFGDEEMARHSVAIKSVEDAVELRNTVLSNFEKALQVGDREQLNSLLDFVIVGGGPTGVEVAGALSELRKHIFPKDYRDIDFREMDICLIQSGDSLLKGMSKEASEKALEYLQEFGVKVLLDRRVKSYDGYTVTLNTGEKLITRTLIWAAGVAGAPIEGIRPESIRKGNRYTVNVYNQIAGYTNVYAIGDIAAMITEEYPEGHPMVAQPAIQQGKLLGENLTRQLAGEPMRPFRYHDQGAMATIGRNHAVADLKLGGKEWKTQGFFAWLMWVFVHLIALVGFRNRLAVFMNWTTSYFSQERGSRYILGKRREPVPAEDPAASKVVA, from the coding sequence ATGAAGCAGCAACTAATGCGCAGCTCAATGGAAGAACTAGCCAAAATAGAACAAGTTGGCAAACCCCGGGTGGTAATTGTGGGAGGTGGCTTCGGCGGCCTGGAACTCGCCAAAGCCCTGCGCGACACCAACATGCAAGTGGTGCTGGTTGACAAGCAGAACTACCACACGTTTCAGCCTTTGATGTACCAGGTGGCCACGGCCGGCTTGGAAGCATCGGCTATTATCTCACCGTTTCGCAAGATTCTCAAAGACCAAGACAACCTTAGCTTTCGCATGGCCGAGGTGTTACACGTCGATACCGCCGCGCAGGTTCTGAAAACCTCGATTGGCCTGATTCACTACGACCACCTAGTTATTGCCACCGGCGCCACCACCAATTACTTCGGCGACGAAGAAATGGCGCGGCATTCGGTGGCCATCAAGAGCGTGGAAGACGCGGTAGAGCTACGCAACACCGTGCTTTCCAACTTCGAAAAAGCCCTGCAGGTCGGCGACCGGGAGCAGCTCAACAGCTTGCTCGACTTCGTGATTGTGGGTGGCGGCCCAACCGGCGTGGAAGTGGCTGGCGCATTAAGTGAGCTGCGCAAGCACATTTTCCCGAAAGACTACCGGGATATTGACTTCCGGGAAATGGATATCTGCCTGATTCAGAGTGGTGATTCGCTGCTCAAGGGCATGTCTAAGGAAGCATCTGAGAAGGCGCTGGAATACCTGCAGGAATTTGGGGTGAAGGTGCTGCTCGACCGGCGGGTGAAATCTTACGACGGCTACACCGTTACGCTCAACACCGGCGAAAAGCTGATTACGCGCACCCTGATCTGGGCAGCCGGCGTGGCCGGCGCCCCCATCGAAGGCATTCGCCCGGAAAGCATCCGCAAAGGCAACCGATACACAGTAAACGTCTACAACCAAATAGCGGGCTACACCAACGTCTACGCCATCGGCGACATTGCCGCCATGATTACGGAGGAGTACCCGGAGGGTCACCCCATGGTAGCGCAGCCCGCTATTCAGCAAGGCAAGCTGCTCGGTGAGAACCTCACGCGCCAACTCGCCGGCGAGCCAATGCGGCCTTTCCGGTACCACGACCAAGGAGCTATGGCTACCATTGGCCGTAACCATGCCGTAGCCGACCTTAAGCTAGGTGGCAAAGAATGGAAAACGCAGGGCTTTTTTGCGTGGTTGATGTGGGTGTTTGTGCACTTGATTGCCCTGGTAGGGTTCCGCAACCGCTTGGCCGTGTTCATGAACTGGACTACTAGCTACTTCAGCCAAGAGCGCGGCTCACGTTATATCCTGGGCAAGCGGCGCGAACCCGTGCCAGCCGAAGATCCGGCCGCCAGCAAAGTGGTTGCCTAA
- a CDS encoding pectate lyase family protein — translation MFRHSYRAYCLSATVVGLGLLAMMGAGPVATPPVAFPGAEGAGRYTSGGRGSVAVPTTVFEVTNLKDDDQPGSLRYALTKPAAARTIVFRVSGTIHLASPLIISKSNTTIAGQTAPGDGICLADYPVGLKANNVVIRFVRFRMGDKNQNKGQVDGAGGDDAFGGMRNSRLIVDHCTMSWSTDECFSVYEGDSTTLQWNLISEPLNYSYHFETGDKDFEQHGFGGIWGGQHATMHHNLFASCKNRTPRFNGSRYTHSAGFENVDFRNNVLYNWGENNVYAGEGGNYNIVNNYYKYGPSTKENVKARVLNPYKIEKGANPLPYGKFYVTGNYVDASADVTRHNWLGVTMNGGAAADTVQAKATAPFDLGPTATQTAADAYKSVLQHVGASLPKRDTLDQRIIRNVVNRTGRIIDVQGGYPHGTPYTVSQKAWPVLASKPAPADTDHDGMPDAWETRQRLNPKDPADRAKLDASGYTMLEVYLNSLVTPVATVK, via the coding sequence ATGTTTCGCCACTCGTATCGGGCTTATTGTCTATCTGCTACAGTTGTTGGGTTGGGGTTGCTGGCCATGATGGGGGCTGGGCCGGTGGCTACACCGCCAGTGGCATTTCCAGGAGCGGAAGGAGCGGGCCGTTACACTTCCGGCGGTCGGGGCTCGGTTGCCGTGCCAACTACCGTTTTCGAAGTCACCAACCTCAAAGACGACGACCAGCCTGGTAGCCTGCGCTACGCGCTAACCAAACCGGCCGCGGCGCGCACCATCGTGTTTCGGGTGTCGGGCACCATTCACCTAGCTTCGCCGCTCATTATCAGCAAGTCCAATACTACCATTGCGGGACAAACGGCACCGGGCGACGGTATTTGCTTGGCGGATTATCCGGTGGGGTTGAAAGCCAACAATGTCGTTATCCGGTTTGTGCGCTTCCGCATGGGCGACAAAAACCAGAACAAGGGGCAAGTAGATGGAGCCGGCGGCGACGATGCCTTTGGCGGCATGCGCAACAGCCGCCTTATCGTGGACCATTGCACCATGAGCTGGTCGACGGACGAGTGTTTTTCGGTGTACGAAGGCGACAGTACTACTTTGCAGTGGAACCTAATCAGCGAGCCGCTCAACTACTCCTACCACTTCGAAACCGGCGACAAAGATTTCGAGCAGCACGGGTTTGGGGGCATCTGGGGCGGGCAGCACGCCACCATGCACCATAACTTGTTTGCGAGCTGCAAAAACCGCACGCCCCGCTTCAACGGCAGCCGCTACACGCACTCCGCGGGCTTCGAAAACGTGGATTTCCGCAACAATGTGCTTTACAATTGGGGCGAAAACAACGTGTACGCTGGCGAAGGCGGCAACTACAACATCGTCAACAACTACTACAAATACGGCCCCTCCACCAAAGAAAACGTGAAGGCGCGGGTGCTGAACCCCTACAAGATCGAGAAAGGCGCTAACCCGCTGCCCTACGGTAAGTTCTATGTGACAGGCAACTATGTAGACGCCAGCGCCGACGTGACTCGACACAACTGGCTCGGTGTAACCATGAATGGCGGTGCCGCCGCCGACACGGTGCAAGCCAAAGCTACTGCCCCTTTCGATTTAGGACCTACCGCCACCCAAACGGCCGCCGATGCCTACAAGTCTGTACTACAGCATGTTGGGGCCAGTTTGCCCAAGCGCGATACCCTCGACCAGCGCATTATTCGCAATGTGGTCAACCGTACCGGCCGCATCATCGATGTGCAGGGCGGCTACCCACATGGCACTCCCTACACGGTTTCTCAGAAAGCGTGGCCGGTTCTAGCTTCTAAACCAGCTCCCGCCGATACCGACCACGACGGCATGCCCGATGCCTGGGAAACACGCCAGCGCCTCAACCCCAAAGACCCCGCCGACCGCGCCAAA